The DNA region GATTAGAttgtcgtatatatataattatttgacaaCAGTTATGACATGTTTTAACGCGAGCGGAATAAATAATGCAATAAGACAAGAAAATGGGATAGgtacattatgtaacaaggAGGCAAATTCGGTATTTTTGGGCCGCGcttaagtttgcaatatgagtcgtaggTCAGCCGAAGACGAATATTGTAAATACGTGAGACGTAAAGACCGTCGCCTCCTTGTTGCACACGATTTTTTACATGACAAGAAtatgttacgcgttttttcgctaagcacgaaattgaggttagggtcgcacAATATCAAACCTTTTCGCTACAGCGCGTGCGCGTTGTACAAAAAAGACCGTTTTCAACTCCTATGActtaaaagtggtcttttcggtactccgcgcatgcgcattcgcagactcactcTTATCGTCAGagaaacgggtactttgtCTACGGAAAACATGCATTGAAAAACGCGTGCAACGTGCTGGCATTGAGATGTTCGTTGAGTATTTTCACATTATCTCTTCGTCAAAtctaatatttatacacgcaATCTGCGGTGATTGCGAAATGCAGTTGCGGTTTAGGCTGAACACATGCTGCGTGCAATCAGTCATTTAATAAACTTCTTACAGTATTAATCCCTCTACTTTGTAATTAttctttaaaatatttttgcagatGTATGCTCGTGTAATAACAAGTATACAGTTTATACAGCTCGACTCAATGGAAGTAAAAGTAATAAAGTaacgaatttattttcgttcgtataaatcattattattattatcgaacGATCCTTAGGTATCAGCTTTGATTTTATGCAGCTTACAATGAGCAATTTGAACCGTGAAGCTGATATTCAAAAATTAGGGCACAATCATATAAATTAACTTTTTCTATGCAACTAATGAGTGAAAAGAATATCTTAAGAATTCAGAGCCTTATTCTCTATGTTTAAGGTGGGATTACTTTTTCTGGGATGCAGGGTAAGTCGATTTCGAAAGGAAATGACGCTTATCAGTACGCTTACTCTGCATGGAAATAGATGTTACTCTtagtaagaaacaaaaaaaagaaataaaatctctGTGTacatatttgttttattaagtggcgtttattatttttattattagaaaCCTTTGACTTTACTCTTCAAATTATAGGCGTACCAGTAGTTTTTATCGTAATACCAATTACACGATCACGATTGACgagcttatttatttttcagtttcattttctcttGCTATTCATTATTCAAAGAATTCTAATGAATTCGGCTGTCGCTATACAGTATGATTGACTCATAGTGCGTTATGAATTTAAACTCAAGTCTAGCGAaccagtaaaaaataaatttcataaatggTAGAAAAATTAAGTTTACTGTAATATTATGAGTGTCTCAATTTTCCTCCTGCATTTCACTCTCTGATTTCTTAATCGTTcgctcaaaaaattaatcttatTCATAAAGACTAAGTAGAAATCAATCTCCAGGTCTTTAGTATCCCCATTAATTGTCAAAGTTGATTGATTTCGTTCGTacggtgttaaaaaaataaaaaacaaaacaaataaattgaaaatagaatataaaatagaagttataataataataattattatcacgcGTCTGCACTCATTCATAACTATCGGAAAATTTGTTGCCACAAGTTTCGCAAGAAAATCCTGGTATTGCTATAGTTATACCATGGTTGTAGCAATCGTtgtatgaatattttacagaagataaaaatgacGTCGTGTGCATAGGCTGAAATAAGTCGTGACACGTATACATCGAAACGCGGGGTTTTGTTATACGATCGAACGTGATTTACACCTGCATAAAAAAGTGTCAATTGTCTTACATTATCATCTGCATATTTCAGTTATCGAATGCTAATAGTTTGTgtcaaattccgaattttttgccGGCAAAAcatgaagtaaagaaatcaaccttttacgaaacatcaaagtttcgaatgaagCGAAAACCGACGCTCAAAGTTTTAAATCGCAAACAccaaaattccgaatgatcgaagattttcagttctatgaatttttggctcggtaaaatttcaccactttgatctttctttgttttggattttcgatatttttaccttCGGAATCCTGGTAATTCTGACTTcaggtttttcaaattttttacacccattCGTTGAGTAAACCACGCTGTGTgagtataattcaatttttggaaTCTTACTCCATCGAAACTTtctttttcggaattttgctCTATCGAAAGTTTACTTTTGGAAATTTGCTCTATCGTATGTTGAACTTTCGGAATCTTGGATTTTGGAACTTTGAGCCATCGTGTTTCCGACTATTCGAAATTGTGTTGTTTcgcaaaagtttgatttcttcacttcaagATTCACCATAAAATAATGCGGAATTAGAAATATGAACTAATCACACatgtatttataaattatgcatatacatattttttttttatccttgacACGTATAGTTTCAGCAGACTCGGATGACATTCCCGGTATCGGTCAGTACGATGACTTTCACACTATCGACTGGCAGCGCGATATCGCCAGGGATCGTATGCGGCATCGCTATATTGTTAAAAAGAAGCATGATTCCATGTGGGACTTGATCAAGGGAGCCCATGACGCCTGGTCAGGATGGCTCTGCGTTTTATTCGTTGGATTATTCACGGGGGTTGCCGCTGGTGTGATAGACATCGGTGCCTCCTGGATGACCGATCTCAAATTCGGCATATGCCCTCAAGCCTTTTGGCTTAACAAAGAACAGTGCTGCTGGAGTTACAACGAAACTACCTTCGATGGTGGAAATTGTTCACAGGTCAGTAGTATGATACGCAAATACAGGAGTAGATGCTATATGCTCACTGAAGCATTCATGAATTTTACCTCTGGATCTCGTGTATGACTTAAACATACGTTGAAATAACGAGAAATTAATCGTGATAACTGAAAACACTGGAGATCATTTCGAATCACTTGAAAAATCAGATGATAAGCTTTTGAAGTCATGGAAATCGTTGTTAGTCTTATGGTAAACCCTCAACGGTTTCAATTCATTGACATTCTATTGACGTCTATATTATCATGTACTTTCGTTGATTTCCGGTCTACCAAGtgatttcaatcaatttccaatgaattcttgttattttttgtgATTCTTTCCGATTCAGAAATCtgatgaaaatcttttctACTGAAAATCATGGTTTGTAAGTGAACTGTTTTACCACCAGAGTAACGCGATGATTGTGCTATacgaaaaatgtttatttgcCATGTGTGTTAATTCTGTAAGACTTTGATTCGCAAGTCGGAATTTTATAtaagaatatttcttttaaaaacaTCTTTTAGTTGCTGTCTAAACTTAGAATGACCCTACAAAGCTCAGATTTTTTCCCAAGTCTTTATTTTATGTCACTCAGAAAAACAGTAAAACCCTTTTAAAGaagatgattatttttttacagtggTGGACGTGGCCCGAAGTATTCAGTCAATCGAAGACTGGAGCTGGCTCATACGTAATCTCTTATATGTTTTACATCGCCTGGGCTCTTTTATTCGCTTCGTTGTCAGCCTCCTTAGTTAGAATGTTCGCGCCTTACGCCTGTGGCTCTGGTATACCTGaggtatagtatagtatacatatagtaatcGTTACAATTGGAATTGAaggtaatttgaataaatcgtTCTGATAACGTGATTAATTTTCCAGATTAAAACCATACTGAGTGGATTCATAATCCGTGGGTACTTGGGAAAGTGGacattgataataaaatcCGTCGGTCTTATATTGTCCGTATCGGCAGGCCTGAGTTTGGGCAAGGAGGGTCCCATGGTCCACATAGCATGTTGCATCGGAAACATATTTTCTTACTTGTTTCCGAAAtatggaagaaacgaagcgaaaaagcgtgaaattttatctgctgccgctgctgcagGTGTATCGGTGGCCTTTGGCGCACCAATTGGTGGTGTTTTGTTTAGTTTAGAGGAGGTAAGCTGTGGTAAAAAACAACCGTCttgaaaacttgaatttttacacGATAAAAATTACAGTGCAATAATTGTTTTCACCTCTTTATTTACAGGTCAGCTACTATTTCCCGCTGAAGACACTATGGCGATCCTTCTTTTGTGCCCTCATAGCAGCTTTCGTATTGAGATCTATAAATCCATTCGGCAATGAACACTCGGTACTTTTTTTCGTAGAGTACAACAAACCGTGGATATTCTTCGAGCTGGTTCCCTTCGTGATGCTGGGTATAATGGGAGTAAGTACTTAGAAACTGACAATTGTAATGATTGTTTTGCCTGTCAGTGAAACGAAGTATGAATCCCAATTATTTGCGTTACTAAACAAAATTGACGAATCGTTTCAGGGCATTATTGCGACGTTATTCATCAAAGCGAATCTGTACTGGTGCCGTTATCGTAAAACGTCTAAACTTGGTCAATATCCCGTGACTGAGGTTTTGGTTGTGACTGTTGCTACGGCCATTATTGCTTATCCAAATCCTTACACACGAATGAACACTAGTCAGCTGATCTACTTACTATTCAGCCAGTGTGGAGTATCTAATGCTGATATGCTATGGTGCGTATGACGATAGTTTATTGACATTTTATATGCAACGAAAATAAGCGTCGAGCCATGAATATTAGAATAACGATATGCCTATGACATATCTGACTGGAAGAATTATTGTTATGTCTTTGCACTTCACATTTGTGGTTTTTGGATTTGATTGAtgcaattttgtttaatttcaatatcattttttacacagTCATGTCATCAATATTTTCGTATCCATTACATCTTtgaggcattttttttttccattaattgACAACCTAGATGAACATCTTATTTTCGAATACAATTATAACTGAAGTATTCCACTAGATTCTGTATCCAATATCTTAGTATCGATTCTCTAACGTATATGGAAAACGAAACTCTTCGAATTCGAAGCACTTTAATTGAATTATATCTTTACATCCAAGTGTTGGTGAATGTAAATATCTATGCGTTTCAAGCCCTGTTGAAAAACCTGCAATCGTACTTGCAGCAAAACATGACCTAAACGTgtctgaattttcttttttgcagtGACTACGACAGAAATTTCACCGACGTTAATTCTGCGATTGAAATAgccgctgctggtccgagaGTTTATCAAGCAGTTTGGTTGTTAGTCTTAGCACTGATTCTGAAACTGATAATGACCATATTTACATTCGGTATGAAAGTACCTTGCGGATTATTCATCCCGTCTCTTTGCCTGGGTGCGATAATGGGCCGCATAGTAGGCATCGGTATGGAACAACTCGCTTATAAGTACCCTCACATTTGGGTGTTCAGTGAGGAATGTTCGACTGGCGTCGATTGTATAACACCTGGTCTTTACGCTATGGTCGGGGCAGCTGCAGTCCTGGGCGGTGTTACAAGAATGACAGTGTCCCTGGTTGTTATCATGTTCGAATTAACAGGTGGGGTTAGGTACATTGTTCCGTTAATGGCAGCTGCTATGGCAAGTAAATGGGTCGGCGACGCGTTGGGGAAACAAGGCATCTACGATGCGCACATTGGATTGAATGGATATCCATTCTTAGACAGTAAAGACGAATTTCAGCATACGAGTTTGGCTGCGGACGTCATGCAGCCAAAGTAAGTTGAGAATTTCTAGGTAAAATTAGACACGtcgttttatgattttttctttctatctaatttcttgtcatttttctTAGGCGCAACGAAGCTCTAAACGTCCTGACTCAAGATTCTATGACAGTCGATGACGTCGACACTTTACTTAAAGAAACTGAACACAATGGTTTTCCAGTCATCGTTTCAAGAGAATCACAATACTTGGTTGGCTTTGTGCTACGCAGAGATTTGAATCTCGCCATAGCCAATGCGAGACGGTTAATGGAGGGAATAACTGGAcagtctcttgtcattttcaCAAGCGGTAGTAATGTTCAGACGCATGGTCCACCGCCGTTAAAGTTGAAGAAGATATTAGACATGGCACCGATCACTATCACCGATCAAACTCCGATGGAAACCGTCGTCGACATGTTTCGTAAACTGGGACTCAGGCAAACGCTCGTCACGCATAACGGGTGAGATCTTACTACACGAATAATtgtaatgattattatttaagtaattataaaaactCGTTCTAATTTTTAAACCTATTTACAAAGTATCTTCTGTTTAACCAgattacatatttattttttcaggcGGCTTCTAGGAGTAATAACAAAAAAGGATGTCTTAAGGCATGTCAAACAGCTTGACAACGAAGATCCTAGCTCTGTTCTATTCAATTGAATTGTATTTAATTAAATCGCGAAATTCTTAAACCTTTTCCTGGTcatattgttgttatttttattaattacaattattgGAGTGTTTTTATGCGTGTTATAACTGACTTCCAGAGCCGTTGCTCCCCgttaatgaattttataatcataTGAATTTCTTAAAGTAAATTGGTCACgtgataatagtaataaatagctatttttttgtttcgccattttttttctgtattaatTTCAACTTCACCATACGTAGTGGAAAGCTAAAATTCCAACTGTTGTCTAAATGtgtttcgttaaatttttcgaatgaatgaatgatatTCGGTTATATATGTAATCATTGTGGACTAGTAATAATAGTTCATTCTTACGATACGATTGTTTGCGCTTAACTGAAATTCTCACCCGTTAAAACTACGTAGTCTTGTCGATTTTTATCTGGCATgcatctatgtatgtatgtacgtatgtataacagCCCGCAATTGTATTTTACAGTCAGAGTATAACTTGAAATAGctcaaattttaaatcagtTCACCAGTTAATGCAATATGCTAATTTGCAGGTATTACCTGAGTTTGcaaatgtatatacctatacacacacCGATATACACAATAGACTGTATCTatttgcataataataataataataataaacgaggGACCTTTATACGATTCCTCGTAACCCTAATtatatgagaatttttttctcttcgttttggTTTACTCGATTAGGTACATCTGATTGAAACTAAAAGAAAAGTCCTTCGATAAAGATTTACGACCGACGTATCGCAATTTCACCGTTACCTCTGtatgtaaattatatttttcggtttcctacttatattattacaatacTTATTATCAATACTACCGTTACTGTTGGCCGATCTGTATGTATTCATATGTCGTAAGCGTTTTGCTTAGAACGTCACTAGGTCGACCATTCTGCATTGGTTATTGAGTATAATTAATCAAGATATATACCAAATCTTTGAAAGTATTTAAACCGATATAACGGCGATGGTGAATCTGTCCAAATctgagggagaaaaaattaatcaatgttTCAGTCGATTAATATTcatagatataaatatatgtatatacctatttataattttagcCATCTGTGTATAGCAATTACATACGGTCATATCTAATAATGTTTACAGTattgtaaaacaatttttttcacatcaactTGTTCATTTCACGGATGACTCACATtcttaaaatatcaatttcccATCCATAAATTATAGatgtcacaaatttttttctatctaaaTTCTTCATTCGTGTCGACTGCACAGCTGAAgcttgttattaaaaatttaatcgttttgatcagaaaaataatgaaagataATTGAAACAAGCAAAAATgagaacacaaaaaaaaaaaacggaaatttGTAATAGAATTCAATAATACCCGAATACGTTTGCGGAAATTCATTGTCGcgcaaagtttttcatttatctaaGAAACtgatgaaaacaaagaaatacaACAGTGACAACTGCGATTCTTCTCAAAAATGGCACAACGAGGCATGCATTTGCTTTGCAcattatgtacgtataatgatgatgaaataaGATCTGCATATTACGAGTAATGATAATATCGACGATATTATTTAATGTGTGTGATAAAAACGTGTTTCTATGTGAATTCTCGCCAGTGTATTAAAAACTGCGTGTGTGTATCTACAGGGTAAACAATTTTAACTGAAACGTGCAACTTCTCTATTGTTCAAATTCTACGGTTTCGGATtgcaaaattgtaattaacgtCTTTTCGTAACTCCCTTGCGCTCCGAGTTTCGTACAAatgtacaaattaattcgatacaaaatagttgaaaagtaaaaaaaaaaaaaaacaaaaaaaaaatcagacaaaaaatattacaataattctaCTCAATAATTGTACGATGTGATACTTGTTCAATgtggaaacaaaatttactaCATGTCTAACGTGTTTaaggagaaaaataagatcgtagtaaaagtaaaagtttgaaatatgaGGCGTCGAATATCAGCCGCTACAAATTTGTGCCATTAAACTGaatgaattttcgtttttattcaattttcatgttttGTATCTATCCGACCTTCCTTGATATTTCTCAAATAATCACGGAATCATCGAGAGACAGGTGAGATAAACATTGTAAGTGAAACGAATAAActaatgaaagaatttttaaaaatccgaTGCATTCTGCCTTGCGTTGAatcaagtttatttttcaatggtGATGAATATAATTCATGGATAAATTCTGATAAACTTAcgatatattgaaataaaagtacGATAAGCTTTTACACTCTacgaatttaaaatgaaaaacaaaagttcgACTGACGATGAAAAGATCCGATctagacgaagaaaaaaagtggaaaagaaGAACCAACAGACATAATTGAAGACTATAAGAATAACGGCAAGAAAAGGAGAATAAACAAAGCGATTCCGCTCACACGGAGTGGAAAGCGgtcgaaacaaaaattggaACGGCAGACCTTAAACCTGAAAACTAAAGATATAGAATccaagaggaaaaaaaaaacagattttaaaTATATCGATACCCTTTATATACACAGATATTGGCAGAATTTGCTATCGTTTAAGGTTCTGTGATATATAgtggtaaaatgaaaaatagaaaaatgatctAGTGCTAAAGTGACaagtgaagaaaagaaaaaaaaacagcacaAACAATGCGAATGATGAATAACTGCATCGATGTGTAtgaccagcaaaaaaaaaaaaaaataaaaaacaacattaATGAATTTCTTCCAAAGTGAAcggtgaaagagaaaaagaatcgcTGAGCCGATGcagcatttataattttttttttttacggtgtATCAAATGGAAATCTGATTGCAAATCATTCACAGTCTTATACTGTTTGGTTCTGTTATTTTGTGATCCTTGAACatttcgacttcaaatatatctatatacataatactaacgaatgaaaaagattCAGATCTAAATGgttcataaatttatattacctATAATTATAACCACGTCTTGAGAAACAGTAACGTGATTTTGACaccaagagagaaaaaaagtgtttttcaaattttcaaatcaccgAGAActgatgaattttatttttttgtttcatgagAACAaaattgtgatattttttaaaagaaaaagttcaATCAGATTCGATGACAATTTGTcggattttaatatatttcgTAAATATTTTCCGTATATACTACATTATCATGGGTTTAGAAATACTGATCTGCCGCtgcatgtatgaaaataattgaactttTTGGTaagtatatacttatattgtaTGTTGTAAACATACACTTTTTCTACTCGGCGTCGACGATGTTTATACTATTAAGTATAGGATACGGCAATGAACTGAATaaattcgtataaaaattatgaaaataggATTGATGATACGATTGAATAACTTATCGTTCAGTTTCGGAAagagattagaaaaaaaatgactgtaCAACGATCAAACTAATTTcaaggaatttaaaaattgtaaaattaattaatcaacaaCAAGCGGATATTATGAGGTTTTTTGAATGTACCGGAATGTTTTAAAAAGTTGACAACTAAGGAAATAACTTCGTCAATCAATCttagattatacatatatatatacaaacccAATCACTTCACCCAATTAACTTAAAACTGTATAGATAAtgtgtttataaataaatatactctTGCCCATAATGTTagtcaaatgaaaaagaaacagaaatgaAAGATTATAATTGCCTACCGCAGCAAATGATCTTGGGACGAAAATTCGTGTATTCAGTTCttcgtttatacatatacaaaaattGTATTCCAAACGAGtagttctttcattttttttccaactgcctacatgaataatttaattttgattaattacTGTGTAGAATcttccagttttttttcctcgagaTAAAGTAGTTatggaaaattatataatcTATTTAACACGTGGCATTTGGTATTCGTTATTCGTACGGTAAACAGGCAACAACCTTTGgtccggatttttttttttctagcctAATCATCgatcaatctttttttttctaattctctCTTGTTTATTGACCCGTGTCTTGTAATCAAAGAGCTAAACCATTAagttcaattttataatttggCCAACACTTGACTTGCGTAATAATCACAATTATTCTTGGTCAGAAGGCATAATATTGTTTATAGTTTGTTTGCAATCAATCGTACATAAAATACTGCATGTAATTCACGaatgtattaatttatttcgttaaCGTGGTTTTAAATCTTTCAAGTCATGGAAACCAGTTCCGAGTCTCTACAAATATTTGTCTCTCCGTAACGGGGTTACCTAGATTTTTATTCTCGgccatataatttttttgtacactatGTATCCGTTTTACGCGTAAATCGACATTCCGAATTGAGAAAACTGCGATGACTGAACACTCCGCATCGCGTGTCAGGTTGTTAAAGTTGAAGAAGTAGGTAACCAGCGATCTACGAATTGTTAATATCGGTCTAGCTGATGGGTACCTACGTGCATATTGAATATAAGAAAAGAAGCTTCAGGATATTTGTAAATGCGAGCGggctttttaaaatttattcgactGTTTCCGTGTTCTCActgttgattaaaaaaaaaaaaaaaaaaaaaaaatgcatctaACATTTCCTGCTCAATGGTTTTATGGAAAAAATCTTCACCGGCCAAACGACGGTATAGCGATAATGAGAAATAGCTACGGTGTAAATAACAAATAAGGATCAAGAACCGAGTAATCCGTGCAAAAAGGtgtaaatcaaattcaaaaatcatcaTCCTGATACTGTCGTAGGTATTTAGATGGATGCGGAATTTTaacgaagtttgaaaatattagacTGTCAACAAAGTATACGTAATTATGTCTACAGATATTAGATACGTGTTATTACAGACATGCGCGAGGGTATATTCAATTGTTATACTTATAATGTATAACTTGTATGTATCGCTGCAGAGATAATTATTAACCGATCTGGCAATTCTGCGCCAATTGGCGACCCTTGAACCGAGACAGTCACGATTGGTGACACCCGCAGGAATCGTGCTCGTTgataaacgataaaaataacacaCGCCGAGGAGAGGAGTCAAAGGTTTCTGTTTCCGTCTTCGTCCGACGCGTCTGGACCCCCCAACAGTCTGTGTGACGTCTCGATCTACATATTACGAGATAAAGCGGATTTTCTCGTTCAGATAGCAGTTTTTTTGCGCTGGTCACAGAAAAATTCCTATTCAATTGCTAGTAAAAGAGGATTTTTTTGACCTGGGGTTCAAAGACGAccttttttataacaaaatattcatttattttatgtatttcTGACAGGTCAATTCAAATATTAGCGAAGAGTTAACCCTTTGAGTTACACATTGTTGTGCtgagtcaacttttataacaagataGTATTCTTTGCTTCCTGGGATCACTGttgacgaatctgaaatcagatttggaaaattcaagatggtggagCCGATGTGGTGACTATATGATATGGTAAACCAAACTTCAAATTCGATTGAATACGGTCAAAAACTCTATGcaggggttttcggggtcgttGATTGGACTCGTCATACTggatttttaaaatctgatttcatattcgtaatcagcgaccccgaaaacccctgGATAGAGTTCTTTCGCCGGATCCaatcgaatttaaatttttcacccgccatcttgaattttttaaatcaaaaaagttctctaaatatactaaaaatggatataaaaaaatgtaactcaCAGGCTTAATATGGTTACCATTGATCGTATGCACGAGATTATTCAACCTCATATTGTACGCCAAACAAAATTAGATCAAATATATAGTTTATAATCATTAATTGACCtttgactaaaaaaaagtaactacaTCTggacgaaagaagaaaagaggtAGAGAGCTTATTTGTACCATTATACGCTACCGTGGGATCATATATTTTTGACAAATGATTATAAGCATTTAATTTtgcaattgtttgaaaatttgctagaaccttttacttttttaaacatCAGTTCTTTACTTATTGATATTTGATAGATCCTTTTCATTCGATCAAGACGGTTTATCTGAATAATGACTA from Diprion similis isolate iyDipSimi1 chromosome 3, iyDipSimi1.1, whole genome shotgun sequence includes:
- the LOC124404749 gene encoding H(+)/Cl(-) exchange transporter 4 isoform X6; its protein translation is MEKFPLKGTVTSSTATSSFGPAQLSTTPTMYHSVDAKNGNEVEGGSLSDSRLRPTGLTNRGAIISSDEDMQQDVNHHHHGTSQLSGNNAYLDRNVRLDDGTSHCGITFSGMQVSADSDDIPGIGQYDDFHTIDWQRDIARDRMRHRYIVKKKHDSMWDLIKGAHDAWSGWLCVLFVGLFTGVAAGVIDIGASWMTDLKFGICPQAFWLNKEQCCWSYNETTFDGGNCSQIKTILSGFIIRGYLGKWTLIIKSVGLILSVSAGLSLGKEGPMVHIACCIGNIFSYLFPKYGRNEAKKREILSAAAAAGVSVAFGAPIGGVLFSLEEVSYYFPLKTLWRSFFCALIAAFVLRSINPFGNEHSVLFFVEYNKPWIFFELVPFVMLGIMGGIIATLFIKANLYWCRYRKTSKLGQYPVTEVLVVTVATAIIAYPNPYTRMNTSQLIYLLFSQCGVSNADMLCDYDRNFTDVNSAIEIAAAGPRVYQAVWLLVLALILKLIMTIFTFGMKVPCGLFIPSLCLGAIMGRIVGIGMEQLAYKYPHIWVFSEECSTGVDCITPGLYAMVGAAAVLGGVTRMTVSLVVIMFELTGGVRYIVPLMAAAMASKWVGDALGKQGIYDAHIGLNGYPFLDSKDEFQHTSLAADVMQPKRNEALNVLTQDSMTVDDVDTLLKETEHNGFPVIVSRESQYLVGFVLRRDLNLAIANARRLMEGITGQSLVIFTSGSNVQTHGPPPLKLKKILDMAPITITDQTPMETVVDMFRKLGLRQTLVTHNGRLLGVITKKDVLRHVKQLDNEDPSSVLFN
- the LOC124404749 gene encoding H(+)/Cl(-) exchange transporter 5 isoform X7 codes for the protein MQQDVNHHHHGTSQLSGNNAYLDRNVRLDDGTSHCGITFSGMQVSADSDDIPGIGQYDDFHTIDWQRDIARDRMRHRYIVKKKHDSMWDLIKGAHDAWSGWLCVLFVGLFTGVAAGVIDIGASWMTDLKFGICPQAFWLNKEQCCWSYNETTFDGGNCSQWWTWPEVFSQSKTGAGSYVISYMFYIAWALLFASLSASLVRMFAPYACGSGIPEIKTILSGFIIRGYLGKWTLIIKSVGLILSVSAGLSLGKEGPMVHIACCIGNIFSYLFPKYGRNEAKKREILSAAAAAGVSVAFGAPIGGVLFSLEEVSYYFPLKTLWRSFFCALIAAFVLRSINPFGNEHSVLFFVEYNKPWIFFELVPFVMLGIMGGIIATLFIKANLYWCRYRKTSKLGQYPVTEVLVVTVATAIIAYPNPYTRMNTSQLIYLLFSQCGVSNADMLCDYDRNFTDVNSAIEIAAAGPRVYQAVWLLVLALILKLIMTIFTFGMKVPCGLFIPSLCLGAIMGRIVGIGMEQLAYKYPHIWVFSEECSTGVDCITPGLYAMVGAAAVLGGVTRMTVSLVVIMFELTGGVRYIVPLMAAAMASKWVGDALGKQGIYDAHIGLNGYPFLDSKDEFQHTSLAADVMQPKRNEALNVLTQDSMTVDDVDTLLKETEHNGFPVIVSRESQYLVGFVLRRDLNLAIANARRLMEGITGQSLVIFTSGSNVQTHGPPPLKLKKILDMAPITITDQTPMETVVDMFRKLGLRQTLVTHNGRLLGVITKKDVLRHVKQLDNEDPSSVLFN
- the LOC124404749 gene encoding H(+)/Cl(-) exchange transporter 5 isoform X3 — encoded protein: MEKFPLKGTVTSSTATSSFGPAQLSTTPTMYHSVDAKNGNEVEGGSLSDSRLRPTGLTNRGAIISSDEDMQQDVNHHHHGTSQLSGNNAYLDRNVRLDDGTSHFSADSDDIPGIGQYDDFHTIDWQRDIARDRMRHRYIVKKKHDSMWDLIKGAHDAWSGWLCVLFVGLFTGVAAGVIDIGASWMTDLKFGICPQAFWLNKEQCCWSYNETTFDGGNCSQWWTWPEVFSQSKTGAGSYVISYMFYIAWALLFASLSASLVRMFAPYACGSGIPEIKTILSGFIIRGYLGKWTLIIKSVGLILSVSAGLSLGKEGPMVHIACCIGNIFSYLFPKYGRNEAKKREILSAAAAAGVSVAFGAPIGGVLFSLEEVSYYFPLKTLWRSFFCALIAAFVLRSINPFGNEHSVLFFVEYNKPWIFFELVPFVMLGIMGGIIATLFIKANLYWCRYRKTSKLGQYPVTEVLVVTVATAIIAYPNPYTRMNTSQLIYLLFSQCGVSNADMLCDYDRNFTDVNSAIEIAAAGPRVYQAVWLLVLALILKLIMTIFTFGMKVPCGLFIPSLCLGAIMGRIVGIGMEQLAYKYPHIWVFSEECSTGVDCITPGLYAMVGAAAVLGGVTRMTVSLVVIMFELTGGVRYIVPLMAAAMASKWVGDALGKQGIYDAHIGLNGYPFLDSKDEFQHTSLAADVMQPKRNEALNVLTQDSMTVDDVDTLLKETEHNGFPVIVSRESQYLVGFVLRRDLNLAIANARRLMEGITGQSLVIFTSGSNVQTHGPPPLKLKKILDMAPITITDQTPMETVVDMFRKLGLRQTLVTHNGRLLGVITKKDVLRHVKQLDNEDPSSVLFN